One window from the genome of Acinetobacter lanii encodes:
- a CDS encoding phosphatidate cytidylyltransferase — protein sequence MSFNNLQQTYVLFGIFAAILVFASCIGYILKRKTAAKPSPVIDNLNARINAWWVMLIVIGAAILVGNMAFIVLFALVSLFALREFISLLPTRRGDYFPLLVAFYFVIPYQYYLIYIDWYGLYSIFIPLYVFLLIPIASLKQEDTTHFLERSAKIQWGLMISVFCISHVPALLNLKLKHFDGEAIWLAIWLIMVVQASDVLQYVCGKLWGKHKVAPILSPSKTVEGLLGGILLATALGTAMAWLTPFTYFEAICIGLVVCIFGFLGGLVMSAIKRDRGVKDWGQLIQGHGGMLDRIDSICFSAPVFFHILRYWWV from the coding sequence ATGAGCTTCAATAACTTGCAACAAACCTATGTTTTATTCGGCATTTTTGCAGCAATATTGGTTTTCGCATCATGCATAGGGTATATCCTCAAAAGAAAAACTGCCGCAAAACCCTCGCCAGTCATCGATAATTTAAATGCCCGAATTAATGCGTGGTGGGTCATGCTGATTGTGATTGGCGCTGCCATTTTAGTCGGCAATATGGCTTTTATTGTTCTGTTTGCATTGGTTTCACTGTTCGCATTACGCGAATTTATCAGTTTATTGCCGACCCGACGGGGTGACTATTTTCCATTATTGGTGGCATTTTATTTTGTCATCCCCTATCAATATTATTTAATTTATATCGATTGGTATGGCTTATATTCTATTTTTATTCCACTTTACGTGTTTTTACTCATCCCGATTGCAAGCTTAAAACAAGAAGATACCACCCATTTTTTAGAGCGCAGTGCCAAAATTCAATGGGGATTGATGATTTCAGTCTTTTGTATCTCCCATGTCCCCGCTTTACTCAATCTCAAATTAAAACACTTCGATGGTGAAGCGATTTGGCTTGCGATTTGGCTGATTATGGTGGTGCAAGCCTCTGATGTACTTCAATACGTTTGTGGCAAACTTTGGGGTAAGCATAAAGTTGCCCCTATATTGTCTCCATCAAAAACGGTAGAAGGTCTTTTAGGAGGGATTCTATTGGCCACTGCTTTGGGCACAGCCATGGCATGGCTAACACCTTTTACCTATTTCGAAGCAATATGTATTGGACTCGTGGTGTGTATATTTGGCTTTTTGGGTGGACTCGTGATGTCCGCCATTAAACGCGATCGTGGTGTCAAGGATTGGGGGCAATTGATTCAAGGTCATGGAGGCATGCTGGATCGGATCGACTCAATTTGTTTCTCGGCACCTGTATTTTTCCATATTCTACGTTATTGGTGGGTGTAG
- a CDS encoding lysophospholipid acyltransferase family protein, whose product MNNLPESKADRNNKIKPNNVLTQSCGRLIAFLTRRSARLLTGARSVWLGCEPERKQRIYYANHNSHIDFILLWSSLPTDIRRMTRPIAASDYWMKDAFRRFLIQDTFSGVTINRNRSDQNDPLQPVKEVLADGYSIIFFPEGTRNLEDDIDLLNFKSGLYHLSQQFPHVELIPVWISNLKRVMPKGSIVPLPLLSTVIFGTPLNLNAHDNKTEFLHYAQQELLKLKQVENQ is encoded by the coding sequence ATGAACAATTTACCCGAATCAAAAGCCGATCGAAACAATAAAATTAAACCCAACAATGTCTTGACGCAATCATGTGGCAGATTGATTGCGTTTTTAACACGTCGTAGTGCACGTCTGCTGACAGGTGCTAGAAGTGTTTGGTTAGGCTGTGAGCCTGAAAGGAAGCAAAGAATCTATTATGCCAATCACAACAGTCATATTGATTTTATCTTACTGTGGTCCTCTCTTCCTACTGACATTCGCAGAATGACCCGACCGATTGCGGCATCTGATTATTGGATGAAAGATGCTTTTCGTCGATTTCTGATTCAAGATACCTTTTCAGGTGTCACCATCAACCGCAATCGCAGTGATCAAAATGATCCTTTACAACCCGTCAAAGAGGTCTTGGCTGATGGGTATTCCATTATTTTCTTTCCTGAAGGGACACGGAATCTAGAGGATGATATTGACCTATTAAATTTCAAAAGTGGTCTTTATCATTTATCGCAACAATTTCCACATGTTGAACTGATACCTGTATGGATTTCCAACTTAAAAAGAGTCATGCCTAAGGGTTCAATTGTGCCCCTGCCGTTACTTTCAACTGTTATTTTTGGTACACCTTTAAACTTAAACGCCCATGACAATAAAACAGAATTTTTACATTACGCCCAACAAGAATTACTGAAACTTAAACAGGTAGAAAACCAATGA
- a CDS encoding transglycosylase SLT domain-containing protein → MITLSLCLSALAGCSSLGGGSVEKRAGKLAVGIQKAYRVDATTAQRVSPMIVQSAEQYAVDPILIAALIRQESSYRNSAVSPAGAVGLTQIIPRYWQQSCPGDLFQENININCGTYVLARYNQRAGNWKKALAYYNVGPSGYNNQRKMKKQGKRYAKQVKQHQKTLKQAL, encoded by the coding sequence ATAATCACTCTTTCACTCTGCTTAAGTGCATTGGCAGGCTGTTCAAGCCTCGGTGGTGGCTCCGTAGAAAAACGCGCAGGAAAATTAGCTGTGGGTATTCAAAAAGCCTACCGTGTTGATGCAACGACTGCACAACGTGTTTCGCCGATGATTGTACAAAGCGCTGAACAATATGCTGTAGATCCAATTCTTATCGCAGCACTGATTCGTCAAGAATCTTCCTATCGGAACTCTGCCGTTTCGCCAGCAGGTGCTGTTGGTTTAACCCAGATTATTCCACGTTATTGGCAACAAAGCTGTCCAGGTGACTTATTTCAAGAAAATATAAATATCAATTGTGGAACGTATGTACTTGCGCGCTACAACCAAAGAGCTGGAAACTGGAAGAAAGCATTGGCTTATTATAATGTTGGACCATCAGGTTATAACAATCAGCGAAAAATGAAAAAGCAAGGTAAGCGTTATGCTAAACAAGTGAAACAACACCAAAAAACA